The nucleotide window GGAATGAAGATCACCTCTAACGGCAATGTTCTTGCCCGTGATGGCGATCTGTTCTATGACGGCGTTATTGTTCGTAAGGTGCCGGAAATTGACACCATCTTCTCTGATACAGGCAAGCCACTTGCAACCGCAGGCGCGTCAAGCGTTCGTGCTGCAGTGACATTCCTGTGCGGCAGACAGGCGGTTGTTCAGGGTTTTGGTCAGGCTCCAGATATTATCGTGGATCGTGACTATGACTTTAAATTCCGTCCGGCGGTAGCGGTCGAGTGCAAGGAAGACGTTAAAAAGACATTCTTTAACGACTACCAGCACGGAATCATTACCGGTTACTTTAGCGGGGTGAAATGATGACTACTTATACAGCAACAGAAAGACGGTCATCCCTGCTGCAAGCAACGTCTCACGGTGGAGCGTATGGGGTGAAAGCCCTTGTCGCTACCATTGAGGTCGCAGCAGCTACTACCGTTGGCCTGACCATTGATTTTGGTCGTGTCCCATCCAACGCCCGTATCCTTGCAAGCTCCCAGTTGTATTGGGATGACCTTGCAACCAGTGGTGCGCCCACGTTGGATTTGGGTATTGGTGCGGTTAACGGCAATCTTGCCAACGCAGACGACCCCGATGCACTGAGTGCCGGTCATGATACGACCAGCGCGGGTAGTGCATCAGCATTATCTGAAATTGCCAATGCCGGTTTGCAGGCATGGGATTTTGTAGCCAGTGAAACCACCGATCCGGGTGGCTCATTAATGGTCTACGGAACCCTGGCAGATGCAGGGGTTAATCAGGTAGGAACATGCAGTCTGGAACTTTATTACGTTGTTGACTGATGTTCTCTGAACTGGCTTTGGGTGCTTGTTCAGACCTTGAGTTCGGTTCTGTTCTTGATATTGGAAGCGGAAGTGGGTCACATGCGGCTCACTTCCGCGACCTTTCAAAGACCGTTACCACGGTCAACCTTGAACCACCGGCTGATATGGTTGGTGATTATCTTGAACTTGAATTGCCGCAGCATGACCTTGTTTGGGCGAGTCATGTGCTGGAACACCAGCCCAATCCGAATTTGTTTCTAAGGAAGTGCTTTGCCGATACCGGCAGGTATTTCTGCGTTACCGTACCACCGTTAAAACATGAGATTGTCGGTGGTCACCTGACTCTCTGGAATGCAGGATTGCTGCTTTACAACATGGTGATTGCCGGGTGGGATTGCAGCGAAGCAAAGGTTATGACCTACGGTTACAACATCAGCGTGTTGGTTGAGAAGAAAAAGGCTGACTTGCCGCCGTTAAAGATGGATTCCGGCGACATTGAGCGGTTATCCGGGTTTTTCCCGTTTCCAGTATGGCAGGGTTTTGATGGACGAACGACCGAGAGAACTTGATGATGTCCCACATGTTGCCGACCTTAAGCCGGTTGCGATAGAACATGCCGGGGCGGGAACATGGGCAGAGTTCGGTGTTTATCGTGGCAACAGCGCACGGCACTGGTTAAACCACATGCCCGATAATACCCACTTACACCTGTTTGATTCATTTGAAGGCTTGCCCGAATACTGGGATATAGTCGGTGATGGCAATCCGCGTGAAATCAACATGTTCAAGGTGCAGGAACATGAAATACCCGTGTTCCACGGCTCACGCTCAACCATGCACCGGGGTCTGTTTGCCGACACCCTGCCAAAAGCTGATATGGGTGTGCTGAGTTTTGTCAATATCGACTGTGACCTGTATTCCTCAACCGTCACGGTACTTGAGCATATTGAGGTAGAACCGGGAACCATCATGATTTTTGATGAATACCACGGTTATCCGAATTACAGGGCCCATGAGAGAAAGGCGTATTTTGAATGGTCGGAGCGTACCGGTTACAAGCTTGATTGGATTGCAACGGCGCACTGGGGCGCATTGGGAGTAGTGGTATGAAGAAACTGGCAATCGTGTGTGGCGCACCGTCCTCTGAAATGCTTGCGCCGTTTGATGATCCCGAATACGAGGTGTGGGTACTGGGCAATCGCTCACAGAACTACCCGCGCTACGACCTGATATTTGAAATTCACGATGAAATAGACGAGGAACATGACGAGCGTTATCCGCAATGGTTGGTGGATAAGAACACACCGCTTATTGTGGGCAACAACTTCCCGATCAAAGCCGACCACGTTACGACATTCCCCTATGATGAGTCCGAGCGGTTGTTCGGCTCACTGTACCTGACATCAAGCCCGGCAATGATGGTCTGTCTGGCTATGTTACGCGGTTATCCGTACATGGAACTGTACGGTATTGACCTGTCCATAGATGACTTTGAATACTTCTGGCAGCGTCCCTGCATGGAAGCATGGATAGGCTTTGCGCGTGGCAAGGGCCATGAGGTTGTCATACACGAACTTTCACCTGTCCTGAAAGCCGAGTACGTTGAGGGCATGGCGTGTGGTGGCAGACCGGACTTTTCCAAGCCGCCGTTTACCGAAGATGGTTTCCTTGGATTGGCAAAGCGTCATCAGGAAAAGATCGCACAGGCCAACCAGCAGATAGCGCAATTGCAGATTGTGATTCAAAGCAACGACGGCGCAAGGCAGGCATACACACAAATGGCGCGGGTTGCCCGTTCGGTTGAGGCCGGAAACGACATTCCAACACTGGATATAACGGTACGACAAAAGGATTGATTATGAAGAAGGCAGCAAAGAAACGCGCAAGGAAGGTTTACAAGGGACGTGGTTTTGTCTTTACCGGCGATAAGGCCGGTGGTTGCGATCCAAAAACCTGCAAGGTATTCAATATCAACTTCAATCTCAACGGCAAGGTCATGTATGTGCCTGATGAGGTTGCGATTAAATTGGCCACACACTCGCACTTCACCGAGAAGAAATAATGGGTATTGAAAGGAACATCAAAGACGTACTCAGGGAAGGCAGGCAGAAACCAAAACGTGTTGAACTGGTTGGTCCGGGCGGTGTAAACAAACAGAACAAGCGGCGTAAAGCAGCGATGGAGAAAGGCCCGAAAGCGGTTACCCGTGATGTACAAAAGCGCATGGGCGAGTACAGGCGTGGCAACGTCATCGACAAAGTTAAACGCTACAAGAACCCGTTGAATAAATAATGGCTACTGCAACGCAGACACGCGAAACCGCCGCTGAAATCCTTGGCATACTGGGCGAGGGCGAGACTTTACCGTCCTATGAAACCGCTGATCTTGATCAGGCATACACGGAGGTTTTCAGCGAGTTACAGGCGCTGAATCTGACCACATGGGCAGAGAGTGCCGATGTGCCGGACCAGTATGCGCGCTCGGTTGCAATGCTGGTGGCAGAGGCCCGTGCGGTCAAGTACCAGATACCGGATGCGCGTTATCAGCGTATTAAGCTGGAAAAGATCGAGGCAATGCGCATGATCCGCGAATTGCAGGCGAGGGCAAAAATGGGTCAGACGGAAATAGAGAACTTCTAAATGCCAAGAGTTGAAATCCCCCTGATTGGCCCATCCTATACCAACAGGGAAAAACCATTATCCGCACAGGTTGCAAAGAATCTTTGGCCTGAAATCAACCCGGAAGCGCGCAATCAGGTTGCCCTGCACAATGTTGCAGGCACAAAGACGTTCGCAACGCTGGAAGGCGTTGATCGTGGTATGCACGATTTCAACAACCTTTTGTATGTGATTAACGGACAGACCTTGTATTCGGTTGATGCCGAGGGTGTGAATTACGCATTGGGAACGATTGCCGGTTCCGGGCGATGCGTGATGGCGAACGACTCATACCAGTTGATCATAACCACCGGCGCAACACCGTATAAATACACGGTAGCCGGTGGAGTTGAGGCTATAACCGACCCTGACCTGGTGAACCCGACCACGGTTGCCTATTTGAACAACCAGTTCATATTCGACCAGAATAACGGCGTATGGGGTGAGTTTGTCACCAGTTCGGTGGATCCCGCATTCTCCGTTGATGCGCTGGATTTCGCACAGGCTGAATCACATCCCGATGACATAACTGCCATTGTTGCTTTCAGGCAGTTGGTTTATTTCTTTGGCTCCAAATCGGTTGAACCGTGGCAGAACACCGGCAAAGGCAATCCACCGTTTGCACGGGTGAACAGTGGTGTCCAGCCGTATGGACTAGCAGGACTGCATGGCATCACCAAGACCGATGAGTTCATGTATTTTCTGGATACAAAACGTATCCCAAGACGATCAAACGGGCTTAATTTTCTGAATATCGGCAATCCTGCCCTTGGGGTGGAGTTTGCCAAGTATTCAAAGATTGATGATGTTATCGCTTTTGATTTCGTGCAGGATAACCAGCAATTCGTAGCGTTTACATTCCCGGCCGCCAACCGGACATGGGTGTTCCATGAGCCATCCGGTAGCTGGTTCCAGCTAACCAACGGTATCGGCAATGACCGCCACCGTGCAAGTTCGATGATCCATATGTACGGCCTGAATTACTGTGCAGACCACACCAATGGTTTGTTGTATGAATACTCGCTGGATATATATTCAGATAACGGCGAACCGATCATCAAGCAACGTGATACCGCCGTTATCCACGGTGGTTTATTCGGCGTTCCCGGCAAAAAACTGTTCTTCGATGAAGTGGAATTTATCATTGTTGCAGGGCAGACCGAGGTTGCGGGAACAGGGTTAGGACCACAGCCACCGGATACAATACCAGACCCACCACTAGATTTAGACCATCTGCTATATTATCAGGACTTTGAAACCCTGAAAGATTCTCAAAGCGTCAACAGTGGCTATAACATGCTCGAAGGCCTGTATGGTTACGGGCTGAACGATGGCTCATCCCTGGTTGCATCGGCTAATGTCGGCTTTGCTACCAATCCAAGTGCTGCCGGTATGCACGGCGGTAATGCTGCTGGTTGTAATGGCACGACAGATAACGTTTTCAGCCTTGAAAATGAAGCCGATGATGCAATCTGGACAACGGATGAACACACACAGGTATGGTGGTTTTATGTCACACAAATAGGCACGCTGGTTGGCCTTTCAAACTCAGGTGACATGTCCGGCAATGGTTTTAATCCATCCGGTATGCAGAACTTTATTAACGCCGATGGCACAATCAGTACATTTATAGGTGATTACGCTTCACCATCTACCCGCGAGGAATTTACAACCACAGCAACCGTAACCCTTGATGCGTGGAACTATCTGACCATATCGCACGAACCCTCCACCAAGACACTTGCCATCTCGCTAACCCCTGATACATCCGGCACACCAGTTACACCAGAAGAATT belongs to Candidatus Latescibacterota bacterium and includes:
- a CDS encoding packaged DNA stabilization protein gp10; the protein is MPRVEIPLIGPSYTNREKPLSAQVAKNLWPEINPEARNQVALHNVAGTKTFATLEGVDRGMHDFNNLLYVINGQTLYSVDAEGVNYALGTIAGSGRCVMANDSYQLIITTGATPYKYTVAGGVEAITDPDLVNPTTVAYLNNQFIFDQNNGVWGEFVTSSVDPAFSVDALDFAQAESHPDDITAIVAFRQLVYFFGSKSVEPWQNTGKGNPPFARVNSGVQPYGLAGLHGITKTDEFMYFLDTKRIPRRSNGLNFLNIGNPALGVEFAKYSKIDDVIAFDFVQDNQQFVAFTFPAANRTWVFHEPSGSWFQLTNGIGNDRHRASSMIHMYGLNYCADHTNGLLYEYSLDIYSDNGEPIIKQRDTAVIHGGLFGVPGKKLFFDEVEFIIVAGQTEVAGTGLGPQPPDTIPDPPLDLDHLLYYQDFETLKDSQSVNSGYNMLEGLYGYGLNDGSSLVASANVGFATNPSAAGMHGGNAAGCNGTTDNVFSLENEADDAIWTTDEHTQVWWFYVTQIGTLVGLSNSGDMSGNGFNPSGMQNFINADGTISTFIGDYASPSTREEFTTTATVTLDAWNYLTISHEPSTKTLAISLTPDTSGTPVTPEEFTYTVTMSPFANGLLLCGGYNNGVNAPMLSGSRVQHWSLWDYVLPETQASIMFNGGAGLSTPAFFAQNDRWPAQASVGAATTTRPQVELFIPGDWSTYTATSAVPSAVAVTDGDTLQGYRSQHENGAMTGGTIGTPTLKTNIQNGLSVVRVASPSVQAMSAAWSGMSTLSMSVFFAGSCNNANATGVFVALGGFHGRVYANDTGVIGYLNNDGDQVEADAGDAVGSDTFFIGAITYDGVAGEIKVFMNGAKSNEKLTASTGLAGADGGQLFARDNGPNEPFTGDMGHLIAHREALSEEDVISVMDWMNNKWHVYEGWTDDDEYAPQDPIAPPAPDPRTEIMSPFWENTGNWIDLSKLTHTTFEGMFGVAIELADFNKVVAVDMAALTTTQDAGNRIQLQDYVGYDNGALYITDGDGNVLDEMIYSGVPSGDSVLVPTGSNYVVITSDTGNAQVRKWDTTQISTIGSVAWEWFFGVPFELGRHYSNTDKVIPAEGVSLRFTVPVTSLSYELLFVSVGNTTVSSTRTGSVNQTVGDYTSAPSHTWGLGGGISAGVNLSGKDIALVPGETYFFNIRINNPIDNNLLTLQVVNRQV
- a CDS encoding class I SAM-dependent methyltransferase, which produces MFSELALGACSDLEFGSVLDIGSGSGSHAAHFRDLSKTVTTVNLEPPADMVGDYLELELPQHDLVWASHVLEHQPNPNLFLRKCFADTGRYFCVTVPPLKHEIVGGHLTLWNAGLLLYNMVIAGWDCSEAKVMTYGYNISVLVEKKKADLPPLKMDSGDIERLSGFFPFPVWQGFDGRTTERT
- a CDS encoding TylF/MycF family methyltransferase, with the translated sequence MDERPRELDDVPHVADLKPVAIEHAGAGTWAEFGVYRGNSARHWLNHMPDNTHLHLFDSFEGLPEYWDIVGDGNPREINMFKVQEHEIPVFHGSRSTMHRGLFADTLPKADMGVLSFVNIDCDLYSSTVTVLEHIEVEPGTIMIFDEYHGYPNYRAHERKAYFEWSERTGYKLDWIATAHWGALGVVV